One window of the Lonchura striata isolate bLonStr1 chromosome 9, bLonStr1.mat, whole genome shotgun sequence genome contains the following:
- the ARPC5 gene encoding actin-related protein 2/3 complex subunit 5, whose protein sequence is MAKHTVSSARFRRVDVDEYDENKFVDEEDGGDGQAGPDEGEVDSCLRQGNMMAALQAALKNPPINTKNQAVKDRAESIVLKVLISFKANDIEKAVQSLDKNGVDLLMKYIYKGFESPSDNSSAVLLQWHEKALAAGGVGSIVRVLTARKTV, encoded by the exons aTGGCGAAGCACACGGTGTCCTCGGCGCGGTTCCGCCGGGTGGACGTGGACGAGTACGACGAGAACAAGTTCGTGGATGAGGAGGACGGCGGCGACGGGCAAGCGGGGCCTGATGAGGGCGAGGTGGACTCGTGCCTGCGACAA GGGAACATGATGGCTGCACTGCAGGCAGCTCTGAAGAACCCTCCCATCAACACAAAGAACCAGGCAGTGAAG GATCGTGCTGAGAGCATCGTGCTGAAGGTGCTCATCTCCTTCAAAGCCAACGACATTGAGAAGGCGGTGCAGTCTCTGGACAAGAACGGGGTGGACCTGCTCATGAAATACATCTACAAGGGCTTTGAGAGCCCCTCTGAcaacagcagtgctgtgctgctgcagtggcacGAGAAG GCGCTGGCTGCCGGAGGAGTTGGGTCCATAGTGCGAGTGCTGACTGCCAGGAAGACGGTGTAA